A part of Bacillus thuringiensis genomic DNA contains:
- a CDS encoding fatty acid desaturase: MTLENTKNLKKQVAPYEKSTIKKSVWQLINTIVPFIILWYLAYKSLSVSYWLSLVPSLLAAGFMTRIFIIFHDCTHYSFFKSRPANRIVGTCMGVLTLFPFDQWGHEHSIHHATSGNLDKRGTGDIWTLTVDEYVAAPFRLRLAYRLYRNPFVMFGLGPIYVFLLKNRFNRKGARQKERMNTYLTNIIIVALIAILCWAIGWQSFLLVHGTIFLIAGSVGIWLFYVQHTFEDSYFEEDKDWEYVKAAVEGSSFYKLPKILQFLTGNIGFHHVHHLSPRVPNYKLEEAHNNTLPLKNVPTITLATSLQSLRFRLWDEKSNNFVSFKEFKKIIKNNVSVRVKSEL; this comes from the coding sequence ATGACATTAGAAAATACTAAAAATTTAAAAAAACAAGTTGCTCCTTATGAAAAATCAACGATTAAAAAAAGTGTGTGGCAACTTATTAACACAATCGTACCTTTTATTATTTTATGGTACCTTGCTTATAAAAGTTTGTCCGTTTCTTATTGGTTATCATTAGTTCCATCTCTGTTAGCCGCTGGTTTTATGACACGGATTTTCATTATTTTTCATGATTGTACCCATTATTCATTCTTTAAAAGTCGACCTGCAAATAGAATAGTAGGGACATGTATGGGTGTGTTAACATTATTCCCGTTTGATCAATGGGGACATGAGCATTCTATTCATCACGCTACAAGTGGTAATTTGGATAAACGAGGTACAGGAGATATTTGGACGCTTACAGTGGATGAATATGTAGCTGCGCCATTTAGACTTCGTTTAGCATATCGTTTATATCGCAATCCATTTGTTATGTTTGGATTAGGTCCAATTTATGTTTTCTTGCTTAAAAATAGATTTAACCGAAAAGGTGCTAGACAGAAAGAACGTATGAATACTTATTTGACGAATATTATAATCGTTGCTTTAATAGCTATACTTTGCTGGGCAATTGGGTGGCAATCGTTTCTGTTAGTGCATGGTACGATATTCTTAATAGCAGGTTCAGTAGGAATTTGGCTGTTTTACGTACAGCACACATTCGAGGATTCTTATTTTGAAGAGGATAAAGATTGGGAATATGTGAAAGCGGCAGTGGAAGGAAGTTCATTTTATAAACTTCCAAAAATCTTGCAATTCCTAACTGGTAATATTGGATTCCATCATGTTCACCATTTAAGCCCAAGAGTACCTAATTATAAGCTAGAAGAAGCACACAATAATACGCTTCCGTTAAAAAATGTACCAACGATTACACTTGCTACAAGCTTACAATCACTTCGTTTCCGTCTTTGGGATGAGAAAAGTAACAATTTTGTTAGCTTTAAAGAATTCAAAAAAATAATTAAAAACAATGTTTCTGTTCGAGTGAAATCTGAACTATAA
- a CDS encoding RtcB family protein: MLKLQGKYNEAKVFTNNVDETATGQIIDLCNQEFVKDSQIRIMPDTHAGAGCTIGTTMTIQDKIVPNLVGVDIGCGMEVVVIDKKKEEINFDYLDETIRKFVPSGFRIRDKEHRFSKMIDFDGVKAPYTLQRAQKSIGTLGGGNHFIELNEDDKGNVYIVIHSGSRNLGKQIAEYYQNFAYEQLIHVTSMKDEIIKRLTKEGREKEIQETLRGIKKPQIRKELAYLEGKGFKDYMNDMNIAQKYAEFNRKAMIDEIVTKMDWKVTDQFTTIHNYIDMENMILRKGAISAQKDERVIIPINMRDGSIIAFGKGNPDWNFSGPHGAGRIMSRKKAKELLSLEDFQNTMKEVWTTSVVESTIDEAPMAYKPMDEIIENTKETIDIKHIIKPLYNFKAN, encoded by the coding sequence ATGTTGAAATTACAAGGGAAATACAATGAAGCAAAAGTATTTACGAATAACGTTGATGAGACTGCAACTGGGCAGATTATTGATCTTTGTAACCAAGAATTCGTAAAGGATAGTCAAATTCGTATTATGCCAGATACACATGCAGGAGCAGGTTGTACGATTGGGACAACAATGACAATACAAGATAAAATTGTTCCTAATCTTGTAGGGGTAGACATTGGTTGTGGTATGGAAGTTGTTGTGATTGATAAGAAAAAAGAAGAAATTAATTTCGATTACTTAGACGAAACGATTCGTAAATTTGTTCCAAGTGGTTTTCGTATCCGAGATAAAGAACATCGATTCTCAAAAATGATTGATTTTGATGGTGTGAAGGCCCCATATACATTACAACGAGCCCAAAAAAGTATAGGTACTCTTGGAGGAGGAAATCATTTCATTGAATTAAATGAAGATGATAAAGGAAATGTATATATTGTCATTCATAGTGGTTCTCGTAATTTAGGTAAACAAATAGCAGAGTATTACCAGAACTTCGCGTATGAACAACTCATTCATGTTACATCAATGAAAGATGAGATTATTAAGAGATTAACTAAAGAGGGGAGAGAAAAAGAAATACAAGAAACTTTACGTGGAATTAAGAAGCCACAGATTCGTAAAGAATTAGCTTATTTAGAAGGAAAAGGATTCAAAGATTATATGAATGACATGAATATAGCCCAAAAGTATGCTGAGTTCAATCGTAAAGCAATGATTGATGAAATTGTTACGAAAATGGATTGGAAAGTAACTGATCAATTTACTACAATACATAACTATATTGACATGGAAAATATGATTCTACGAAAAGGGGCTATTTCAGCTCAGAAAGATGAACGAGTAATTATTCCAATTAACATGCGAGATGGTTCAATTATTGCATTTGGTAAAGGTAATCCAGACTGGAACTTTTCTGGTCCGCATGGGGCAGGGCGTATCATGAGTCGTAAGAAGGCTAAAGAATTATTGAGTCTAGAGGACTTCCAAAATACGATGAAAGAGGTTTGGACTACATCGGTAGTAGAGAGCACAATTGATGAGGCACCAATGGCATACAAGCCAATGGATGAAATTATCGAAAATACAAAAGAAACAATAGATATAAAGCACATTATTAAGCCATTATATAATTTTAAAGCGAATTAG
- a CDS encoding M20/M25/M40 family metallo-hydrolase, translated as MRKNRGIYMSKWQSKKQLIQLLSSLVEIPSITGTEAEVILPDFVVEQLSDLQYFKENPHHLQKNPTGDGRFFVTALVKKSDSTKNTVILVSHFDVVDVQDYGVWKEDAFNPKKLTSMFYSHKDELPDQVREDIEQGDWLFGRGTMDMKCGLALQMAMIEQACEGRFDGNVLLLAVPDEEVNSVGMRAAVPRLLELAGEHNLDYKTVLNSEPMFSRHPGDQNKYIYTGSIGKVLPGFLCYGKETHVGEPFAGLNGSYMAALLTAELELNTDLCDVVEGEASPPPTNLLQRDLKEDYSVQIPHRAVTLFNLFLLEKTMTDVVSLLRQKVTKVAEKIEESYEKQAYRFSKYNPFIPPNMKVNILTYEELIAYAIEQHGQEKIDDIQSSIIKNREDKDDRAVTIDLVDKLAILCKEKAPMIVLFFAPPYYPAVSSRNNSLIKEVVAEMEKYAHYNHNITFENQNYFGGISDLSYVGLQNPLDSMSSLVDNMPLWDKGYSIPLQDLEEFDVPVLNMGPVGKDAHQWTERLDVNYAFETLLDMLPKCIEKLLVSNKITQS; from the coding sequence ATGCGGAAAAATAGGGGGATTTATATGTCAAAGTGGCAATCAAAAAAACAATTGATTCAATTATTAAGCAGTCTTGTTGAAATTCCTAGTATTACAGGTACAGAAGCTGAAGTGATATTGCCAGACTTTGTTGTGGAACAATTATCTGATTTACAGTACTTCAAAGAAAACCCGCATCATTTGCAAAAAAATCCGACGGGGGACGGACGATTTTTTGTTACAGCCCTAGTAAAGAAAAGCGATAGTACGAAAAATACAGTAATTCTAGTTAGTCACTTTGATGTTGTAGATGTACAAGATTACGGAGTGTGGAAAGAAGATGCATTCAATCCTAAAAAGTTAACGTCTATGTTTTATTCTCATAAAGATGAATTACCAGATCAAGTACGTGAAGATATAGAACAAGGAGATTGGCTGTTTGGCAGAGGAACAATGGATATGAAATGCGGCCTCGCATTACAAATGGCAATGATTGAGCAAGCCTGTGAAGGAAGGTTTGACGGGAATGTTCTTTTATTAGCCGTTCCAGATGAAGAAGTAAATTCTGTAGGGATGAGGGCTGCTGTTCCAAGACTACTAGAGTTAGCAGGAGAACATAACTTGGATTATAAAACGGTATTAAATTCAGAGCCTATGTTTTCACGACATCCTGGTGACCAAAATAAGTATATTTATACTGGTTCTATTGGTAAAGTGTTACCTGGATTTCTTTGCTATGGTAAAGAAACACATGTGGGTGAACCATTTGCAGGCTTAAATGGGAGTTATATGGCTGCTTTATTAACGGCTGAATTAGAATTGAATACGGACCTTTGTGATGTTGTAGAAGGAGAAGCAAGTCCTCCCCCAACTAACTTACTTCAACGTGATTTAAAGGAGGATTATTCTGTACAAATTCCGCATCGTGCAGTCACATTATTCAATTTGTTTTTACTGGAAAAAACGATGACAGATGTCGTTTCATTGTTACGTCAAAAAGTAACGAAAGTAGCAGAGAAAATAGAAGAATCATACGAGAAGCAAGCATATCGTTTTTCTAAATATAATCCGTTTATACCGCCTAATATGAAAGTAAATATATTAACGTATGAAGAGCTTATCGCTTATGCAATTGAACAACATGGGCAAGAGAAAATAGATGATATTCAATCTAGTATAATCAAAAATAGAGAAGATAAAGATGATCGTGCGGTAACAATTGATTTAGTGGATAAACTAGCTATTTTATGTAAAGAAAAGGCTCCGATGATTGTACTTTTCTTTGCTCCGCCATATTATCCAGCAGTAAGTTCACGCAACAACTCGTTAATTAAAGAAGTAGTTGCAGAAATGGAAAAGTATGCTCACTACAATCATAATATTACATTTGAAAACCAAAACTATTTTGGAGGAATTTCAGATTTGAGCTATGTGGGCTTACAGAATCCACTAGATTCAATGAGTTCACTTGTAGACAATATGCCATTATGGGATAAAGGTTATTCGATTCCACTTCAGGATCTAGAAGAGTTTGACGTTCCGGTATTAAATATGGGGCCGGTAGGAAAAGATGCACATCAATGGACAGAACGTTTAGATGTAAATTACGCATTTGAAACGCTATTAGATATGTTACCGAAATGCATTGAAAAATTATTAGTTTCTAATAAAATTACACAATCATAG
- a CDS encoding VOC family protein: MIKGFGGIFWRTNNLDVIKKWYSEVLKIEIENWNGTVIKPQLGNETIFSFFTENDNYFPIEQQVMLNFEVHNLNETIQHLEHIGVPLEKKEEISEFGKFIWIKDPEGRLIELWEK, from the coding sequence ATGATAAAAGGTTTCGGGGGAATATTTTGGAGGACTAACAATCTTGATGTTATAAAAAAATGGTACAGTGAAGTGTTGAAAATTGAAATAGAAAATTGGAATGGGACTGTGATTAAACCCCAATTAGGAAATGAGACTATTTTTTCTTTCTTTACCGAAAATGATAATTATTTTCCAATAGAACAGCAAGTGATGTTAAATTTTGAAGTACATAATTTAAATGAGACTATTCAGCATCTTGAACATATTGGTGTACCTCTTGAAAAGAAAGAAGAAATTAGTGAGTTCGGAAAGTTTATTTGGATTAAAGATCCTGAAGGTCGATTGATCGAGCTTTGGGAGAAATAA
- the proC gene encoding pyrroline-5-carboxylate reductase, whose product MDKQIGFIGCGNMGMAIIGGMLNKKIVSANNIICSDLNTTNLKHANEKYRLTTTTDNNEVAKNADILILSIKPDLYASVINEIKDVIKNDVIVVTIAAGKNIKSTEDSFDKKLKVVRVMPNTPALVGEGMSALCPNEMVTEKDLEDVLNIFTSFGQAEIVSEKLMDVVTSVSGSSPAYVYMIIEAMADAAVLDGMPRNQAYKFAAQAVLGSAKMVLETGIHPGELKDMVCSPGGTTIEAVATLEEKGLRTAIISAMQRCTQKSVELSGQTKK is encoded by the coding sequence ATGGATAAACAAATTGGATTTATCGGTTGCGGGAATATGGGAATGGCTATCATTGGCGGGATGCTAAACAAAAAGATAGTGTCTGCAAATAATATTATTTGTTCGGATTTAAACACTACGAATTTAAAACATGCTAACGAAAAATATAGGCTAACTACAACTACTGACAACAATGAAGTAGCTAAAAATGCTGATATTTTAATTTTATCAATTAAACCAGACTTATACGCATCAGTAATTAACGAAATAAAAGATGTGATAAAAAATGACGTTATTGTCGTAACGATCGCTGCTGGAAAAAACATCAAAAGTACAGAGGATTCTTTTGATAAAAAGTTAAAAGTTGTACGAGTAATGCCTAATACCCCTGCTCTCGTTGGAGAAGGTATGTCTGCTTTATGCCCTAATGAAATGGTGACAGAAAAAGACTTAGAAGATGTGCTAAACATTTTCACTAGCTTTGGTCAAGCAGAAATCGTAAGCGAAAAATTAATGGACGTTGTAACATCTGTAAGTGGTTCGTCGCCAGCATACGTATATATGATTATAGAAGCGATGGCAGATGCAGCTGTATTAGATGGTATGCCTAGAAATCAAGCATATAAATTCGCTGCTCAAGCTGTGTTAGGCTCTGCAAAAATGGTACTAGAAACAGGCATTCATCCAGGTGAATTGAAAGATATGGTTTGTTCTCCTGGTGGAACAACGATAGAAGCTGTAGCAACATTAGAGGAAAAAGGATTACGAACTGCAATTATTTCAGCAATGCAGCGCTGTACGCAAAAGTCTGTTGAACTGTCTGGTCAAACGAAAAAGTAA
- a CDS encoding glutamate-5-semialdehyde dehydrogenase — MNEVLAKGKKAKEIARELVLKSTSQKNEALAALAERLIVETAYILEENKRDIEEGKARGFSDSLLDRLMLTEQRIIDMTEGIKQLIALRDPVGECVSAWERPNGLSIQEMRVPLGVVGMIYEARPNVTVDAATICLKTGNAVILRGSSSAINSNKAIVAVIHRALKETSLPPESVQLIEDTTRDSAKQLFTMNDYLDVLIPRGGKQLIDTVVREASVPVLETGAGNCHIFIDETANKQMAIDIIINAKTQRPSVCNAIETIVLHEKWAQQYGSELFSSLKERGVELRGDQKALAIDSSIVLASEEDWETEFLSLTLAVKVVSSIEEAIHHINTYGSMHSEAIITEDEENVNKFFTSVDAAALYHNASTRFTDGSEFGFGAEIGISTQKLHVRGPMGLPALTSTKYVIRGNGQIR, encoded by the coding sequence ATGAATGAAGTGTTGGCAAAGGGAAAAAAAGCGAAAGAAATTGCTAGAGAACTTGTACTAAAATCTACAAGTCAAAAAAACGAAGCACTTGCTGCACTTGCTGAAAGGCTAATAGTAGAAACAGCTTATATTTTAGAGGAAAACAAACGGGATATTGAAGAAGGTAAGGCAAGAGGATTTTCCGATTCTCTTCTTGATCGTCTTATGCTGACTGAACAGCGTATCATTGATATGACAGAGGGGATTAAGCAGCTAATTGCTTTACGTGATCCTGTCGGAGAATGTGTAAGTGCATGGGAACGACCAAATGGACTATCTATTCAGGAGATGCGTGTACCACTTGGTGTTGTTGGAATGATTTACGAGGCAAGGCCGAATGTAACAGTAGATGCTGCTACAATTTGTTTGAAAACAGGAAACGCAGTCATTTTACGTGGTAGTTCTTCTGCTATCAATTCTAACAAAGCCATCGTTGCCGTTATTCACCGAGCGCTCAAAGAAACAAGCTTGCCTCCAGAAAGTGTACAGCTTATAGAAGATACAACGCGGGATAGTGCAAAGCAGTTGTTTACAATGAATGATTATCTAGACGTTCTTATTCCAAGAGGAGGCAAACAATTAATTGATACGGTAGTGAGAGAAGCGTCTGTTCCGGTACTTGAAACAGGTGCAGGAAATTGTCATATTTTCATTGATGAAACAGCGAATAAACAAATGGCAATTGATATTATTATTAATGCAAAAACGCAGCGTCCATCTGTATGTAATGCGATTGAAACGATTGTGCTTCATGAGAAGTGGGCGCAGCAATATGGTAGCGAGCTGTTTTCTTCTTTGAAGGAAAGAGGCGTGGAATTACGTGGTGATCAGAAAGCACTGGCAATTGATTCTTCAATTGTACTTGCTTCAGAAGAAGACTGGGAAACAGAATTTTTATCACTCACGCTGGCAGTTAAAGTAGTTTCTTCTATAGAAGAAGCAATTCATCACATAAATACGTATGGATCTATGCATTCTGAAGCGATTATTACAGAGGATGAGGAAAACGTCAATAAGTTCTTCACATCTGTTGATGCGGCTGCACTGTATCATAATGCATCAACTCGTTTTACTGATGGATCTGAATTCGGATTCGGCGCAGAAATTGGCATCAGTACACAAAAACTACACGTAAGGGGACCAATGGGACTTCCTGCATTAACTTCTACAAAATATGTGATTCGTGGAAATGGTCAGATTCGATAA
- the proB gene encoding glutamate 5-kinase, which yields MKKQRIVVKIGSSSLADSHGGISKEQLSDHVAALARLKEEGHEVLLITSGAVAAGFCALGYPSRPVTIKGKQAAAAVGQSLLMQAYTEEFRKYGIVTAQLLLTRSDFSRKEQYSNAYATLGELLNRSALPIINENDSISLEELTFGDNDMLSALVSGLVSADMLMIFTDVNGLYDKNPQKNEDAKKYYFLPEVTEEIVSLAGDAGSKLGTGGMKSKIDAAKTALSLGVSVFIGTGRGQEKFVDVLKGKGDGTYIGNAPQKEMKMNKQWIALHSLVSGQIEIDAGAATAIIQHGKSLLPAGVTNVAGFFKVGEVVEVMTQQGRVIGKGQCTYSAEELRDLKGMQSQDIQARGERHSYEVIHRDYWVSF from the coding sequence GTGAAAAAACAACGCATTGTTGTAAAGATTGGGAGCAGTTCCTTGGCAGATAGTCACGGAGGCATTTCTAAAGAACAGCTTTCAGATCACGTTGCCGCATTGGCTCGACTGAAAGAAGAAGGGCATGAAGTTTTGTTAATTACATCTGGGGCCGTCGCTGCAGGTTTTTGTGCTCTAGGGTATCCTAGTAGACCTGTAACAATTAAAGGGAAACAGGCAGCTGCGGCTGTCGGACAAAGTTTGTTAATGCAGGCGTACACGGAAGAATTCCGTAAATATGGTATCGTTACTGCGCAACTATTGCTGACGAGAAGTGATTTTTCTAGAAAAGAACAATATAGTAACGCTTACGCTACTTTAGGAGAGTTACTAAACCGTTCTGCTCTTCCAATCATTAATGAAAATGATTCCATCTCTTTAGAGGAGCTAACGTTTGGTGATAATGATATGCTTTCAGCTTTAGTAAGTGGGCTTGTTTCGGCGGATATGCTTATGATTTTTACGGATGTGAATGGTTTATATGACAAAAATCCTCAGAAAAATGAGGATGCGAAAAAATATTATTTCCTTCCTGAAGTTACAGAAGAAATCGTTTCACTTGCTGGAGATGCTGGTTCAAAACTTGGGACTGGCGGTATGAAATCAAAAATCGATGCTGCGAAGACGGCACTTTCTCTTGGTGTGAGTGTATTTATTGGAACAGGACGTGGACAAGAGAAGTTTGTAGATGTTTTGAAGGGCAAAGGTGATGGAACGTATATCGGTAATGCTCCTCAAAAAGAAATGAAGATGAACAAGCAATGGATCGCCTTACATTCACTTGTTAGCGGACAAATTGAAATAGACGCAGGAGCAGCTACTGCTATCATTCAGCATGGTAAGAGTCTTCTTCCTGCTGGCGTTACGAATGTGGCAGGATTTTTCAAAGTTGGCGAAGTCGTAGAAGTAATGACGCAACAAGGACGCGTAATAGGGAAAGGCCAATGCACATATAGCGCAGAGGAACTAAGAGATTTAAAAGGTATGCAAAGCCAAGATATTCAAGCAAGAGGCGAAAGGCATAGTTATGAAGTCATCCATAGGGATTATTGGGTTTCATTTTAA
- a CDS encoding immune inhibitor A domain-containing protein: MKKNKKLKPLSVLATAAVLSSTFAFGSHAAYADTPPSLPIDEHLIPEERLAEALKQRGVIDQSASQAETSKAVEKYVEKKKGENPGKEIMTGDNLTQEASDFLKKVKDAKMKENEQAQQPEVGPVAGQGAGLNPGKLNGKVPTTPAKQAEYNGAVRKDKVLVLLVEFSDFKHNNIDQEPGYMYSKDFNREHYQKMLFGDEPFTLFDGSKINTFKQYYEEQSGGSYTVDGTVTEWLTVPGKASDYGADAGTGHDNKGPLGPRDLVKEALKAAVAKGINLADYDQFDQYDQNGDGNKNEPDGIIDHLMVVHAGVGQEAGGGKLKDDAIWSHRSKLGSKPYAIDGTKSSVSNWGGKMAAYDYTIEPEDGAVGVFAHEYGHDLGLPDEYDTKYSGQGEPVESWSIMSGGSWAGKIAGTEPTSFSPQNKEFFQKNMKGNWANIVEVDYDKLRTGIGTATYLDQSVTKSKRPGIVRVNLPDKDIKNIESAFGKKFYYSTKGNDIHTTLETPVFDLTNATDAKFDYKAFYELEAKYDFLDVYAIAEDGTKTRIDRMGEKDVKGGVDTTDGKWVDKSYDLSQFKGKKVKLQFEYVTDIAVAYKGFALDNAALTVNGKVVFSDDAEGQPAMTLKGFTVSNGFEQKKHNYYVEWRNYAGSDTALQHARGPVFNTGMVVWYADQSFTDNWVGVHPGEGFLGVVDSHPEAIVGTLNGQPTVKSSTRYQIADAAFSFDQTPAWRVDSPTRGIFDYKGLPGVAKFDDSKQYINSMIPDAGRKLPKLGLKFEVVGQAEDKSAGAVWIHR, translated from the coding sequence TTGAAAAAGAATAAGAAGTTAAAACCATTATCAGTTTTAGCAACAGCGGCAGTGCTAAGTAGTACGTTTGCTTTTGGAAGTCATGCAGCGTATGCTGATACGCCACCATCTCTACCAATAGATGAGCATTTAATACCTGAGGAGCGTTTGGCAGAAGCGCTGAAACAACGGGGAGTAATTGATCAATCTGCATCACAAGCCGAGACATCAAAGGCTGTCGAAAAATATGTTGAGAAAAAGAAAGGGGAAAACCCTGGAAAAGAAATCATGACAGGGGATAATCTTACGCAAGAAGCTTCAGATTTTTTGAAAAAAGTAAAAGATGCAAAAATGAAGGAAAATGAACAGGCGCAGCAACCCGAAGTAGGACCGGTAGCTGGACAAGGTGCAGGATTGAACCCTGGAAAATTAAATGGAAAAGTACCGACTACACCAGCGAAGCAAGCTGAGTACAATGGAGCTGTTCGAAAAGATAAAGTACTTGTTTTACTCGTAGAATTTAGCGATTTTAAGCATAATAATATTGATCAAGAACCGGGTTACATGTATTCTAAGGACTTTAATCGTGAACATTATCAAAAAATGTTATTTGGCGATGAGCCATTTACGTTATTTGATGGATCGAAGATTAATACATTTAAACAGTATTATGAAGAACAATCTGGTGGTAGCTACACAGTTGATGGAACTGTAACAGAATGGCTTACTGTTCCAGGAAAAGCGTCAGATTATGGTGCGGATGCGGGAACTGGTCATGATAACAAAGGTCCTTTAGGGCCACGTGATCTTGTAAAAGAAGCATTAAAAGCAGCGGTAGCAAAAGGGATAAATTTAGCAGATTATGACCAATTCGATCAATACGATCAAAATGGTGATGGAAATAAAAACGAGCCAGATGGAATTATTGACCACTTAATGGTTGTACATGCTGGCGTAGGTCAAGAAGCTGGTGGCGGTAAATTGAAAGATGATGCGATTTGGTCTCATCGTTCAAAACTAGGATCAAAGCCATATGCGATTGATGGTACGAAATCTTCTGTATCAAACTGGGGCGGAAAGATGGCTGCATATGATTATACAATTGAGCCTGAAGATGGAGCAGTTGGTGTGTTTGCGCATGAGTACGGTCATGATTTAGGATTACCAGATGAATATGATACAAAGTACTCTGGACAAGGTGAACCTGTTGAATCATGGTCTATTATGAGCGGCGGTAGCTGGGCTGGAAAAATTGCAGGCACAGAGCCAACAAGTTTCTCACCACAAAATAAAGAGTTTTTCCAAAAGAATATGAAGGGGAACTGGGCGAATATCGTTGAGGTGGATTATGATAAACTTCGCACAGGAATCGGTACTGCAACATATTTAGATCAAAGTGTTACAAAATCAAAACGACCAGGAATCGTTCGTGTTAACTTGCCAGACAAAGATATTAAAAATATCGAATCGGCATTTGGTAAGAAGTTTTACTACAGCACAAAAGGAAATGACATTCATACAACACTTGAGACACCAGTATTTGACTTAACAAATGCAACGGATGCTAAGTTCGATTATAAAGCATTCTACGAACTGGAAGCGAAGTATGATTTCCTTGACGTATATGCGATTGCAGAAGATGGAACGAAGACACGCATTGATAGAATGGGCGAAAAAGATGTAAAAGGCGGCGTGGATACAACGGATGGTAAGTGGGTTGATAAATCATACGATTTAAGCCAATTCAAAGGGAAAAAAGTAAAACTGCAATTTGAGTATGTAACAGATATTGCAGTAGCTTATAAAGGATTTGCATTAGATAATGCTGCATTAACTGTAAATGGCAAAGTTGTTTTCTCAGATGATGCAGAAGGCCAACCAGCAATGACATTAAAAGGGTTTACGGTGTCTAACGGATTTGAACAGAAGAAACATAACTACTATGTAGAGTGGAGAAATTACGCTGGTTCTGACACGGCGTTACAACATGCGCGTGGTCCAGTATTTAATACAGGAATGGTTGTATGGTATGCGGATCAAAGCTTTACAGATAACTGGGTAGGGGTTCATCCAGGTGAAGGATTCTTAGGAGTAGTAGATTCTCATCCAGAGGCAATCGTAGGGACATTAAACGGACAACCGACTGTGAAGAGCAGTACGCGTTATCAAATTGCTGATGCTGCATTCTCATTCGATCAAACGCCAGCATGGAGAGTAGATTCGCCAACTCGCGGTATCTTTGACTATAAAGGATTACCAGGTGTTGCGAAATTTGATGATTCTAAGCAGTACATCAATAGCATGATTCCAGATGCAGGACGTAAGTTACCGAAACTAGGATTAAAGTTTGAAGTAGTAGGTCAAGCAGAAGACAAGTCTGCAGGTGCAGTTTGGATCCATCGCTAA
- a CDS encoding IclR family transcriptional regulator: protein MVQSIDRAISIIKLLNSTNEKEYWAISDIADRTHLPVSTVHRLLNSLIEHGLVMQISETKQYKIGPMWMEIGLRQLEKVDYRSVAREVMKRLASEVKESVYLNIPNGTHSIIIERMDSPLKIRVIDNLGEQIPLSIGAANKTMLANMKTNEMEHIVEHLLSSLPEQKHILLDQIKQIKTEGYAVSYGEKTEGTASVAAPIIGFNHKVVGALSVGLISHRINDDRLSFLISKVKQAAHEISIKIGSTSEL, encoded by the coding sequence ATGGTACAGTCCATTGATAGAGCGATAAGTATTATAAAGTTGTTAAATTCTACAAATGAAAAAGAGTATTGGGCTATTTCTGATATTGCGGATAGAACACATCTCCCAGTTAGTACAGTACATAGGTTGCTTAACTCTTTAATCGAGCATGGGTTAGTCATGCAAATTTCAGAAACGAAACAGTACAAAATTGGGCCAATGTGGATGGAAATAGGATTACGTCAACTGGAGAAAGTAGACTACAGATCAGTTGCAAGAGAAGTGATGAAGCGGTTAGCCTCTGAAGTGAAAGAAAGTGTTTATTTGAACATTCCAAATGGAACACATTCTATTATCATTGAAAGAATGGATAGCCCTTTAAAAATTCGAGTTATTGATAACTTAGGGGAACAAATTCCACTTTCAATTGGTGCCGCAAATAAAACGATGCTGGCCAATATGAAAACGAATGAAATGGAACATATTGTAGAACATTTACTTTCTTCATTACCAGAACAAAAGCACATTCTTTTAGATCAAATAAAGCAAATAAAAACTGAAGGATATGCGGTAAGTTATGGTGAAAAAACAGAAGGGACAGCTTCAGTAGCTGCACCTATTATCGGATTTAATCATAAAGTAGTAGGAGCATTAAGTGTTGGGTTAATTAGTCATCGTATAAATGATGATCGACTATCTTTTCTTATTAGTAAGGTAAAACAAGCAGCTCATGAAATATCAATAAAAATCGGCAGTACATCAGAACTATAA